The region CAGGAGCAATTGCAGATCTTAACCAAATTGCTAAGGATTCCAGAGAGAAAGACCCTGAGGTATTATACAGAATTGGTGAGGCATTAGCGCTTTACCCTAACCATAACGATCCTAAATTATCGATCGATTATCTTAATAAAGCAGTGAACCTTGCTGAGAAAAAAGGTGTTCCTGAGTATTACTACTATACCTTAGGAGATGCTAACCGTCTTAACAAAAACTGGGGTGAGGCAATGAACGCTTATGACAGAGCACTGGAAGTTGCTAAAAACAAAGCTGCAGTATATACAAGAATTGGTACATTATGGACTTCTGCTAAACAATGGGAGAGAGCAAAAGATAACATTGATAAAGCAATTCAGGCAGATCCAAACTATGCACCAGCATACAAAGCAAGAGGTGGATTCAATATTGTATACCAAAAATATGATCAGGCAGCTTTAGATTATAAAAAATATCTAGATCTTGCAGATTCAGATCCTAACACAGTCTTAGATTATGCTAAGTTAGCTTTCCTTGCGAAAGACTACACTAATGCAGGATCGGCTTTAGATTCTGTTTTTGATAAAATCAATGACCCTATTAAATACAGAATTAAGGCTTACTTACAGTATCAGGCTAAAGATTATGCGGGAGCAAAAACAAGTTTAGAAACTTTCCTAAGCAAAGCTGAAAAATCGAGAATTCTTCCAAGTGATTCAGGTTTAGAAGGTCTGATCTTAGCAGCTATCGGTAAGGAGAAAAAAGATGCTGCCATGATACAGCAGGCACAACAGAAAGTGGCTGTTGCTAAAGCCGCAAAAGATGAAACTTTCGACTGGGATGCTGAGTTGGCGTCTGCTAGTGGTACTGCACCTAAAGTAGCCTCAGGAGAAGGTGGCCCTACAAATGCAGCAATTGATGCATTGAAGAAACAAGTAGCAGCTGATCCTAAAAATACAGATTTGCTTTATAAGCTGGCGAATGAATACCAAGGAGTTCAAAACTGGGGCGGAGCAGCTTCTGCATGGTCTCAGATGGCAAATGTATTACAAACATGGGAGCCTGCTTATTACAGTTTAGGTTATGCATTACAAAAAAGTGGTGATGCAACAGGAGCAAT is a window of Elizabethkingia anophelis R26 DNA encoding:
- a CDS encoding tetratricopeptide repeat protein, giving the protein MKERFGLSKKIVLGAAAFFAMNMVGAQTVAEGINDIDGYKFGKAKEVYTALVNKEPSDANYFYLGNAYLVQSEPDFEKAAEYFSKGVALDAKKSFFSRIGQASVKLGKGDQTGAIADLNQIAKDSREKDPEVLYRIGEALALYPNHNDPKLSIDYLNKAVNLAEKKGVPEYYYYTLGDANRLNKNWGEAMNAYDRALEVAKNKAAVYTRIGTLWTSAKQWERAKDNIDKAIQADPNYAPAYKARGGFNIVYQKYDQAALDYKKYLDLADSDPNTVLDYAKLAFLAKDYTNAGSALDSVFDKINDPIKYRIKAYLQYQAKDYAGAKTSLETFLSKAEKSRILPSDSGLEGLILAAIGKEKKDAAMIQQAQQKVAVAKAAKDETFDWDAELASASGTAPKVASGEGGPTNAAIDALKKQVAADPKNTDLLYKLANEYQGVQNWGGAASAWSQMANVLQTWEPAYYSLGYALQKSGDATGAIAAYQKYIDVLAAKPAADQAKGKELLANSYYNMASLTANADKAKALEYVTKALEANPADADAAKLKEKLSK